One genomic segment of Falco peregrinus isolate bFalPer1 chromosome 7, bFalPer1.pri, whole genome shotgun sequence includes these proteins:
- the RIPPLY2 gene encoding LOW QUALITY PROTEIN: protein ripply2 (The sequence of the model RefSeq protein was modified relative to this genomic sequence to represent the inferred CDS: inserted 2 bases in 1 codon), producing the protein MSRGRWAXRGAQRPPPAIKACGPGAGRARRAVRDRRRMEGGRTGRGGPRPPSAALPPRGCSPLSRSPRCGARPGPALTALPSARRPAPFWRPWVAAPGEAARPSGPAAPHSPRGPAGAPRKLAQYTHPVRLFWPKSRCYDYLYQEAEALLKNFPVQATISFYEDSDSEDDEDDLEQDSRTESDC; encoded by the exons ATGAGCCGGGGGAGGTGGGC CCGTGGCGCgcagcggccgccgccggcTATAAAAGCCTGCGGGCCCGGGGCGGGTAGGGCCAGGCGAGCGGTCCGCGACCGGCGGAGGATGGAGGGCGGCAGGACGGGGCgcggcggcccccgcccgccctcgGCGGCGCTGCCCCCCCGGGGCTGCTCGCCCCTCTCCCGCTCGCCCCGGTGCGGggcgcggcccggccctgccctcACGGCCCTGCCCTCGGCCCGCAGGCCCGCGCCCTTCTGGAGACCCTGGGTGGCCGCGCCGGGCGAGGCGGCCCGGCCGAGCGGCCCCGCGGCG ccccacagcccccgcGGGCCGGCCGGAGCCCCCCGGAAGCTGGCGCAGTACACGCACCCCGTCAG ACTATTTTGGCCCAAATCAAGGTGCTATGATTATTTATATCAGGAAGCTGAAGCACTTCTGAAGAACTTCCCAGTCCAAGCTACAATCTCCTTTTATGAAGACTCTGATAGCGAAGATGATGAAGATGATCTGGAACAAGATTCAAGAACAGAATCAGATTGCTGA